In Pseudomonas sp. ADAK2, the genomic window GCTCGCGCCGCTGTCCGATCCGAAGGTCGGGGCCTGTGCCGGGCACATGGTGATCCCGGTGACCGGTGGCGGCCTGAGTGTCGGCGACAGCCTCTATCGTCACTACGAAGGCTGGCTGCGTTGGGCGGAAAACCGCACCGGTTGCATGGTTTCCGCCGATGGCGCGTTGCTCGCCCTGCGCCGCGAGTTGTTCGAGAACGTGCCGACGGAGGTCAACGATGATTTCTTTATCAGCACCTGCGCGCCGGTGGCGTTCAAACGCATCGTCTATGTGCCCGAGGCGCAGGTGATCGACCAGGGCGTCGATGAAGCGAACAAACAGTTCCGTCGTCGCCAGCGCGTCACCGTCGGTGGCCTGCAAAGCCTGGCCCAGCGCAGTGAGCTGCTCAATCCGCTGAAGTATGGTTTGTATTCGATTGCGCTGATCAGTCACAAGCTGATCCGGCGTCTGGCACCGATCCTGTTAGTGCCGTTATTCCTGAGCAATTTCTGGCTGTGGGACGACCACGGTTTCTACCAAATGTGCCTGGTGGCGCAGTTGCTCGGTTACGCGGTGGCCATCGCCGGTCTGCTGGATTCGCAACACCGTTTGCCCAAACCCTTTCGCCTCGCCGCGTTTCTCCTGGTGACCCTTGCCGGGATGAGTATCGGTCTGTGGCAGTTCCTGCGTGGCCAGCGGTACAGCCAGTGGAACCCCGAGCAAAATCGATGAGAGGCGCGTGCCATGGCGATCAAACAATTATTAAAACGCACCAGTGGCTGGCTGTACCTCAACTCCCCGGTGGGGCGCAGTCAACTGCACGGCGCCGGGGTGATCCTGATGCTGCACCGGGTGCTGGCCAACGACCGCGCCGCCGACCTGCCCCATCGCAATGAACTGTGCGTCGGACCCAAAGCGTTCGAACACTTGCTGGTCTGGCTGAAAAAGCACTTCGACTGCGTGCCACTGATGGACATCCTGCACCCTGGCACCCTGCGCTCGGAGCGGCCCAGGGTCGCGTTGACCTTTGATGACGGCTGGCGCGACAACGCGGTGAATGCCTTTCCGCTGCTGCAAA contains:
- a CDS encoding glycosyltransferase — encoded protein: MAEFIFWLCLLLPFYAYVGYPLLLTLLAPLFAARHHVPAAPLNVSIVIAAHNEARHIEHKLRTLLAQDYQPATLEIILVSDGSTDDTVACAHKVIDPRITVLDLPRQGKAATLNAGVALSSGDILVFTDADNQWSRDTLGHLLAPLSDPKVGACAGHMVIPVTGGGLSVGDSLYRHYEGWLRWAENRTGCMVSADGALLALRRELFENVPTEVNDDFFISTCAPVAFKRIVYVPEAQVIDQGVDEANKQFRRRQRVTVGGLQSLAQRSELLNPLKYGLYSIALISHKLIRRLAPILLVPLFLSNFWLWDDHGFYQMCLVAQLLGYAVAIAGLLDSQHRLPKPFRLAAFLLVTLAGMSIGLWQFLRGQRYSQWNPEQNR